Proteins from one Ipomoea triloba cultivar NCNSP0323 chromosome 1, ASM357664v1 genomic window:
- the LOC116015307 gene encoding uncharacterized protein LOC116015307, producing the protein MATVSSTAPPSSSKSRWNQLSVYASRIFFVLIIFQIPLFRVPCRSGMCTTPMQVTSSQLIASDIFPVPVVKALLYPGATTNSLIKNMTVPSWENLLNIYNLTNIKEASAATDLQRLEVLAGSYFSVAGALIGLIKAGRMSMFGTLLIIWGLVKEGILNKQANPDPTRAVFVYPTMLIALVCAFLSVKYDVKRVMRGTPARPIAKPLQRSSKNKLN; encoded by the exons ATGGCGACTGTGAGCTCAACCGCGCCACCGTCTTCATCAAAAAGCCGATGGAACCAACTCTCTGTCTACGCATCTCGCATCTTTTTCGTCCTCATCATCTTTCAGATTCCTCTTTTCAG GGTTCCATGTAGATCTGGTATGTGCACGACTCCAATGCAAGTCACATCTTCCCAGTTGATTGCCAGTGATATATTTCCTGTTCCAGTTGTCAAGGCCCTCCTGTACCCCGGGGCAACCACAAATAGCTTAATCAAGAATATGACTGTTCCTAGCTGGGAAAATCTGCTAAACATTTACAACCTAACTAATATAAAGGAAGCTTCTGCAGCAACTGACCTACAGCGCTTGGAG GTTCTTGCTGGGAGCTATTTCTCTGTGGCTGGAGCTCTCATTGGCCTCATTAAAGCTGGGAGGATGAGCATGTTTGGAACACTACTAATTATTTGGGGTCTTGTCAAGGAAGGGATACTTAACAAACAAGCTAACCCTGATCCTACAAGAGCGGTGTTTGTCTATCCAACGATGTTGATAGCTTTGGTCTGTGCATTCCTGTCTGTGAAGTATGACGTAAAGAGGGTTATGCGAGGTACACCAGCAAGACCGATTGCAAAGCCGCTGCAGAGATCTTCAAAAAACAAGCTGAATTGA